One Luteolibacter flavescens DNA window includes the following coding sequences:
- a CDS encoding sugar phosphate nucleotidyltransferase, translating into MIRKAFLPGAGLGTRLRPLTDLLPKPLVPLFHRPLIAWAMDSCHAAGITDFAINTHHLPEKWETDASGEFRVKGEGMPGGNGLPSKTGSWQGHPLHLFHEPELLETGGGVKNIEAWTAGESVLVHNGDIFSSLALDRLIAAHEASGNPVTLAVRSHGDPKHVAIAVQGDRVVDIRHRLGRSESSHIFAGIYCFTPELLGMIPAGEMISVIPAFLELARQNRLGAAVLDEGHWADLGDPAAYLDAHRDLALAPAVHPDAIIDPAATIARSVIGPRAEIAAGAVVRDSVIWPGAKVGAGEVVDSRIVTG; encoded by the coding sequence GTGATTCGCAAGGCCTTCCTTCCCGGTGCCGGTCTCGGCACGCGTCTGCGCCCGCTGACCGACCTGCTGCCAAAGCCGCTGGTGCCGCTTTTCCACCGCCCGCTCATCGCCTGGGCCATGGACTCGTGCCACGCCGCCGGGATCACGGACTTCGCGATCAATACCCACCACCTGCCGGAGAAGTGGGAAACGGATGCGAGCGGGGAATTCCGCGTGAAAGGCGAGGGGATGCCCGGTGGCAATGGCCTGCCTTCGAAGACGGGAAGCTGGCAGGGCCACCCGCTCCACCTCTTCCACGAGCCTGAGCTGCTCGAGACGGGCGGCGGCGTGAAGAACATCGAGGCATGGACCGCCGGGGAAAGCGTCCTCGTCCACAATGGCGACATCTTTTCATCCCTCGCGCTCGACCGGCTCATCGCCGCGCACGAGGCCTCGGGAAATCCCGTCACGCTCGCCGTGCGCTCCCATGGCGATCCGAAGCACGTCGCCATCGCCGTCCAGGGTGACCGGGTCGTCGATATCCGGCATCGGCTCGGCCGCTCGGAGAGCTCCCACATTTTCGCCGGCATCTACTGCTTCACCCCGGAGCTGCTCGGCATGATCCCGGCGGGCGAGATGATCTCGGTCATCCCCGCCTTCCTCGAGCTCGCCCGGCAAAACCGCCTCGGCGCTGCCGTGCTCGATGAGGGCCACTGGGCCGACCTCGGCGACCCCGCCGCCTATCTCGATGCGCACCGCGATCTGGCCCTCGCACCCGCGGTGCATCCCGACGCCATCATCGACCCCGCCGCCACCATCGCGCGCAGCGTCATCGGCCCGCGCGCGGAAATCGCCGCCGGAGCCGTGGTCCGCGACTCGGTCATCTGGCCCGGCGCGAAGGTCGGGGCAGGGGAAGTGGTGGACTCGCGGATCGTCACGGGTTGA